The following coding sequences are from one Verrucomicrobiia bacterium window:
- the atpB gene encoding F0F1 ATP synthase subunit A yields the protein MRWLIYCVMLTGLALAGSAHATGTAVSPAPWLLAAQGLPEAAPDIFSLGPLKVSNSMVVTWIVALTVILFARVATRRMELVPSGKQNFVEWLVESLHDFLESIIGPELVKKTFWFFATIFIFILFSNWFGLIPGVGTIGWYDPEHPGHIARPLFRGVNADLNMTAAMAMIFFVMWTVWAFQANGAKGFLLHLFGPKGDTTGALKVLMILVFLLVGVLEVVSILFRPVSLSFRLYGNIFAGENMLESMARLVPALSWLIPIPFYFLEVLVGLVQALVFMLLTAVFTLLICTHEEGHEKGHH from the coding sequence ATGCGTTGGTTAATATATTGCGTGATGCTAACCGGGCTGGCGCTGGCCGGCAGCGCCCACGCCACCGGCACCGCGGTGTCCCCGGCGCCCTGGCTGTTGGCCGCCCAAGGGCTGCCGGAGGCCGCACCGGACATCTTCTCCCTGGGGCCGCTTAAGGTGTCCAACTCGATGGTGGTCACGTGGATTGTGGCCCTTACGGTGATTCTTTTTGCGCGGGTGGCCACGCGCCGCATGGAGTTGGTGCCGTCCGGCAAGCAGAACTTTGTGGAGTGGCTGGTGGAAAGCCTGCATGATTTTCTGGAAAGCATCATCGGGCCGGAGCTGGTGAAAAAGACCTTCTGGTTCTTTGCCACGATCTTCATCTTCATTTTGTTCAGCAACTGGTTTGGGTTGATTCCGGGGGTGGGCACCATCGGCTGGTATGATCCGGAACATCCGGGGCACATTGCCCGGCCGTTGTTCCGCGGGGTGAATGCGGATTTGAACATGACCGCCGCGATGGCGATGATTTTCTTTGTCATGTGGACCGTTTGGGCTTTTCAAGCCAACGGGGCCAAAGGTTTTCTGCTGCATCTTTTCGGGCCCAAGGGCGACACCACCGGCGCTTTGAAGGTACTGATGATTCTGGTGTTCCTCCTGGTGGGGGTGCTGGAGGTGGTCTCCATTCTTTTCCGGCCGGTATCCCTGAGTTTTCGTCTGTATGGCAACATTTTTGCCGGGGAAAACATGCTGGAAAGCATGGCCCGGTTGGTGCCGGCGTTGAGCTGGCTCATTCCAATTCCCTTTTATTTTCTCGAGGTCCTGGTGGGCCTGGTGCAGGCGCTGGTGTTCATGTTGTTGACCGCCGTCTTCACCCTGTTGATTTGCACCCACGAAGAAGGACACGAGAAAGGACATCATTGA
- a CDS encoding LysE family translocator, with translation MSEIIASSLVLGLSAGFAPGPLMTLVLMQSLRHGVKEGLKTSLVPLITDLPVIVLSLWFASQAAQLRPLLGLISLAGGVFVLRLAWQNLRPMLPEDTTSQESPRSWQKGLITNFLSPNPWLFWFTVGAATLLKARQVGWDAVAVFFGIFYVLLCGIKALMAVIAGKGRAFLRGRAYRLILQTLGLALAAFALSLFWEAWKYLGGTGS, from the coding sequence ATGTCGGAAATCATCGCCTCCAGTCTGGTGCTGGGATTGTCCGCCGGCTTTGCCCCTGGGCCGCTGATGACCCTGGTATTGATGCAATCTCTCCGGCACGGTGTCAAAGAGGGGCTTAAAACGTCGCTGGTGCCGCTGATTACCGACCTGCCCGTGATTGTTCTTTCCCTCTGGTTTGCCAGCCAGGCCGCCCAGCTCCGCCCCCTGCTGGGCCTTATTTCCCTGGCCGGAGGGGTGTTTGTGCTGCGCCTGGCCTGGCAAAACTTGCGCCCCATGCTGCCGGAGGACACCACGTCTCAAGAATCGCCGCGTTCCTGGCAAAAGGGATTGATCACCAACTTTTTGAGCCCCAATCCGTGGCTGTTCTGGTTCACAGTGGGCGCGGCCACCCTGCTCAAAGCCCGCCAGGTGGGCTGGGACGCCGTGGCCGTGTTCTTTGGCATTTTTTATGTGCTCCTCTGCGGCATCAAAGCCCTCATGGCCGTCATCGCCGGCAAAGGCCGGGCCTTCCTGCGGGGGCGCGCCTATCGGCTTATTTTGCAAACGCTGGGCCTGGCGCTGGCAGCCTTTGCTCTCTCCCTTTTTTGGGAGGCGTGGAAGTATCTGGGCGGCACCGGTTCCTGA
- a CDS encoding sugar porter family MFS transporter: protein MAPTTSVSHSRGYVLLVCCVAALSGLLFGYDTGVIGGAIGFMRVKFALDPVQEGWTAASILVGCMVGVLLAGPVADRLGRKRLLVASGLLFGLSSVGTALPQSLSVFIAFRLLAGVAVGAASMAAPMYIAEIAPADWRGRLISLNQLAIVTGIFVVYFANWFIASLGDAAWNQEYGWRWMFASCLLPSVLFLVLLLWVPESPRWLVKQNRPEEARATLERVNGRAAAAVELEAIHAALQEEEPGLGQLLKPGLRRALVIGIVLAFLQQFTGINAFIYFGAEIFKSMGSSTQTALIQHVLLGGVNFLFTLVAIATVDRLGRKPLMVAGCVGMGLCLFGLYFASGTGGGNQGLLKVILILGYIACFALSLGPVTWVILAEIFPTRVRGRALGLATFCLWLGDYLVTQTYPMMADNDWLKAHFRQAFPFLLYGAFCVVEVLFVLWWVPETKGKTLEQIEAGWRHQQ, encoded by the coding sequence ATGGCGCCCACCACATCCGTATCGCATTCCCGCGGGTATGTACTGCTTGTTTGTTGCGTTGCCGCATTGTCCGGGTTGTTGTTCGGTTACGACACCGGCGTGATTGGTGGCGCCATTGGCTTCATGCGGGTGAAGTTTGCCCTGGACCCCGTGCAGGAGGGCTGGACGGCTGCCAGCATTCTGGTGGGCTGCATGGTGGGGGTGCTCCTGGCGGGGCCGGTGGCCGATCGGCTGGGCCGCAAGCGCTTGTTGGTGGCCTCGGGGTTGTTGTTTGGCCTGTCTTCCGTGGGGACGGCCCTGCCGCAGAGTTTGTCGGTGTTCATTGCCTTTCGTTTGCTGGCGGGCGTGGCGGTGGGCGCGGCCTCCATGGCGGCCCCCATGTACATTGCGGAGATTGCGCCAGCGGACTGGCGCGGGCGGCTGATCTCGCTGAATCAACTGGCCATCGTGACCGGCATTTTTGTGGTCTATTTCGCCAACTGGTTCATTGCCAGCCTGGGGGATGCCGCCTGGAATCAGGAGTATGGCTGGCGCTGGATGTTTGCCTCCTGTCTGCTGCCGTCGGTGTTGTTCCTGGTGTTGTTGCTTTGGGTGCCGGAAAGCCCGCGCTGGCTGGTCAAGCAAAACCGGCCCGAGGAGGCGCGGGCCACTTTGGAGCGCGTCAACGGCCGGGCGGCTGCCGCCGTGGAATTGGAGGCCATTCATGCCGCCCTGCAAGAAGAGGAGCCGGGCCTGGGGCAGTTGCTCAAACCGGGGCTGCGGCGGGCGCTGGTGATCGGCATTGTGCTGGCCTTTTTGCAGCAATTCACCGGCATCAATGCGTTCATTTATTTTGGCGCGGAAATCTTCAAAAGCATGGGCAGCTCCACGCAGACCGCCTTGATTCAGCATGTCCTGCTGGGCGGGGTAAATTTTCTTTTCACCCTGGTGGCCATTGCGACGGTGGACCGGCTGGGGCGCAAACCGCTGATGGTGGCCGGCTGTGTGGGCATGGGCCTGTGTTTGTTCGGCCTTTATTTTGCCTCGGGCACGGGCGGCGGCAATCAGGGACTTTTGAAGGTGATTCTCATCCTGGGTTACATTGCCTGTTTTGCCCTGAGTCTGGGGCCGGTGACGTGGGTGATTCTGGCGGAAATCTTCCCCACCCGCGTCCGGGGCCGGGCGTTGGGACTGGCGACATTCTGCCTCTGGCTGGGGGACTATCTGGTGACCCAGACCTACCCCATGATGGCGGACAACGACTGGCTCAAGGCGCATTTCCGGCAGGCCTTTCCGTTTTTATTGTACGGCGCCTTTTGTGTGGTGGAGGTGCTGTTTGTCTTATGGTGGGTGCCGGAAACCAAGGGCAAGACCCTCGAACAAATTGAGGCCGGTTGGCGACACCAGCAGTGA
- a CDS encoding autotransporter-associated beta strand repeat-containing protein, producing MLGLSFLNAAGSESFNINSASGNRLNIYSAGITNLDTDIQFINAQVRLAANQTWYSETGGGLTLSNVLDLQNFRLTLTGGGTLSFNGIVQDNGGITNNASGLTIFNAANSFSGGLTINSGTVRFGNNAGAGSGTLRLNGGSIQAGGGARTLANEVSVGGNFGVGGTNDLTLSGSMSLVSTARVVTVTNAGLTTFSGLVSGNGLVKSGSGTLLLSNNGNTFDGLRVQAGTLSLRPGGNLSLPNSGSSVAGSGDVIIDGGTLLLNPVGDVITMNREITWTTNGGILDIARPARGVNAWGGFNVNAASNTPAIIRYNTLANTVGNQAWDAGQDFLIPNGSLYGTGTVVFALDNGATFQLRDTNFLGTLIIRGPANGNSSGNSLATNLARLSLSGAVSPSDFTNFFFYGGLILEGAVQVTEYYDQRRISSDILIRTNARVNFQGRSTTSAVQEDYLILGGSVLNANTLTIQSNAVATIDIRFRSDESINTSGVILDARTVIEAGGTLMFAHSRQNDGLSGMTGEHLVRGNIEGRGRGTGACCGTEGESIVDLRIGLGSPSPNLLIGGFTNGVIFAPSVALVVNSPDPNCCNGLRIQGPGAFVTNLVTPARLQNLQGTNGTLTIAFSDSAAQTFAPGPSAPSPIKLGFDRTTNTVNPVYTIGQTANDMANFSGLVIKGGTVQLGADQSFVGTAAIRTTLDVCGGTLVLGSGTTPRTLTIEGNALLQGGTLNGGSGTTKGTLVVGGDLISNGSTLVNTPNITMNPAVSETTYVSGTTPLSGMGAFVKNGPGTTVLVNEINPTRVVINNGTLLLGANERIGNSVPMTLAGGTFATGGYNETLGKLTLDANSTIDLGAGNSILTFANSTSEAWNASAILSIVNWTGNLAGGGIDRVIFGPGGLTAGQLSQVRFVNPFGLTPGIYNAIMLSSGEIVPVPEPATVVAVVLLAGLIGWRERARWLVWWRRALAGLR from the coding sequence GTGTTAGGATTGAGCTTTCTCAATGCAGCGGGAAGTGAGTCGTTTAATATCAACAGCGCCAGCGGCAACCGTTTGAACATCTATTCTGCTGGCATAACCAACCTGGACACGGATATTCAGTTCATCAATGCCCAAGTTCGCCTGGCGGCCAATCAAACGTGGTATTCCGAAACGGGAGGGGGGTTGACTCTTAGCAATGTATTGGACTTGCAGAACTTTAGACTCACACTTACCGGCGGAGGGACCTTGAGCTTTAATGGGATCGTACAGGACAACGGAGGGATTACCAACAATGCTAGTGGTCTGACCATTTTTAATGCAGCGAATTCGTTTAGCGGGGGATTGACCATCAACAGTGGCACGGTGCGGTTTGGGAACAATGCGGGAGCAGGCTCCGGCACATTAAGGCTGAACGGGGGCTCCATTCAAGCAGGAGGCGGGGCAAGGACTTTGGCAAACGAGGTTTCGGTGGGGGGTAATTTTGGCGTGGGCGGTACGAATGATTTAACCCTTTCCGGCTCAATGTCCCTGGTTTCCACCGCTCGAGTGGTGACGGTGACCAATGCAGGTTTAACCACCTTCTCCGGTTTGGTCTCGGGAAACGGCCTGGTGAAGTCCGGGTCGGGCACGTTGTTATTGAGCAACAACGGCAACACGTTCGATGGTCTGCGCGTCCAAGCGGGGACGCTCAGCTTGCGGCCGGGGGGTAATCTCAGTTTGCCGAACAGTGGCAGCAGCGTGGCCGGAAGCGGGGACGTGATTATTGACGGGGGCACGCTGTTATTGAATCCCGTTGGGGATGTCATCACCATGAATCGCGAGATTACTTGGACGACCAACGGGGGTATCTTGGACATTGCACGGCCGGCGCGAGGGGTGAATGCGTGGGGAGGTTTTAATGTGAACGCCGCCTCCAACACTCCGGCCATTATTCGTTACAATACTCTGGCCAACACCGTCGGCAACCAGGCGTGGGATGCAGGGCAGGATTTTCTCATTCCCAATGGCAGTCTTTATGGGACGGGCACTGTGGTGTTCGCCCTGGATAATGGAGCGACTTTTCAACTGCGCGACACGAATTTCCTGGGTACGCTCATCATTCGCGGCCCGGCCAATGGCAATTCCAGCGGCAACAGTCTTGCCACCAATCTGGCCCGGCTTTCCTTGAGCGGCGCCGTCTCACCTTCAGATTTTACCAATTTCTTCTTTTATGGTGGATTGATTTTGGAGGGGGCGGTGCAAGTCACCGAGTATTACGATCAACGGCGCATCTCCTCTGATATTTTGATTCGGACCAATGCGCGCGTCAATTTCCAGGGCCGGAGCACCACAAGTGCTGTGCAGGAGGACTACCTGATTCTGGGGGGAAGCGTGCTTAATGCCAACACCTTGACGATCCAGAGCAACGCCGTTGCCACCATTGACATTCGTTTTCGCAGTGACGAGTCGATCAACACGTCGGGCGTGATTCTGGATGCCCGCACGGTGATTGAAGCCGGGGGCACGCTCATGTTCGCTCATTCACGTCAAAACGATGGTTTGTCGGGTATGACCGGCGAGCATCTGGTGCGCGGAAATATTGAGGGACGCGGACGCGGCACGGGGGCGTGTTGCGGCACGGAGGGAGAGTCCATTGTGGATTTGCGGATTGGCCTTGGCAGTCCCAGCCCGAATCTATTGATTGGCGGCTTCACCAACGGCGTGATTTTTGCGCCTTCGGTGGCGCTGGTGGTCAACAGCCCTGATCCCAATTGCTGCAACGGCCTGCGCATCCAGGGGCCGGGGGCTTTCGTGACCAACCTGGTGACCCCCGCCCGCCTGCAAAACTTGCAGGGTACCAACGGGACGCTCACGATTGCCTTCAGTGACAGCGCGGCGCAGACCTTTGCGCCGGGGCCGTCCGCCCCCAGCCCCATCAAGTTGGGCTTTGATCGGACGACCAACACCGTGAACCCGGTCTATACCATTGGCCAGACGGCCAATGACATGGCCAACTTCAGCGGCCTGGTGATCAAGGGCGGCACGGTGCAACTGGGCGCTGATCAGTCTTTCGTGGGCACCGCCGCCATTCGCACGACTCTGGATGTCTGTGGAGGCACGCTGGTGTTGGGCAGCGGCACGACCCCGCGCACCTTGACGATTGAAGGCAACGCCTTGTTGCAGGGAGGCACCCTGAACGGCGGCAGCGGCACGACCAAAGGCACGCTGGTGGTGGGCGGGGATTTGATTTCCAACGGCAGCACGCTGGTCAATACCCCCAACATCACCATGAACCCCGCGGTCAGCGAGACCACGTATGTTTCGGGCACGACTCCCTTGAGCGGCATGGGGGCTTTTGTGAAGAACGGGCCGGGGACAACCGTGCTGGTGAATGAAATCAATCCTACGCGGGTGGTCATCAACAACGGCACGTTGCTCCTGGGCGCGAATGAGCGGATTGGGAATTCGGTCCCGATGACCCTCGCGGGCGGCACCTTTGCCACCGGGGGGTACAACGAGACGCTGGGCAAGCTGACGCTGGATGCCAACTCGACGATTGATTTGGGGGCAGGCAACAGCATTTTGACCTTCGCCAACAGCACCTCCGAGGCGTGGAACGCTTCAGCCATTTTGAGCATTGTCAACTGGACCGGCAACCTCGCTGGTGGCGGCATCGATCGAGTTATTTTTGGCCCTGGTGGTTTGACTGCTGGGCAGCTCTCTCAGGTGCGGTTTGTCAATCCCTTTGGTCTGACGCCTGGCATCTACAACGCCATCATGCTGAGCAGTGGCGAAATTGTGCCGGTGCCAGAGCCGGCCACCGTGGTGGCCGTGGTGTTGCTGGCCGGTTTGATCGGCTGGCGGGAGCGTGCCCGGTGGCTGGTATGGTGGCGCCGGGCGCTGGCCGGCTTGCGGTGA
- a CDS encoding immunoglobulin domain-containing protein: MAHGQWVAINDVFNGPLTHPNVTTYGTVASGVSITGSGFLKNLNTGENLTARLEIYNENVVPAGTMGTPNQDTPAMNMFGPYVDWSTASGGQNAVYLDSTSDVIYYRFTGLNPNARYSFHGTAVRNNSSYTTRWTRVTLQGAESFDVAHLTGPSSPGILTAQYPGSGLGPNEAAFNAGYNTVAGDVVGWTNIDPGADGEIIIVCRVYTGAIPSGTAATISYGFNALRLEELMTGPIEIVRQPETNLVVEAFSPWTLAVETTGGGPQYQWYRGVPGSAVAIEGATRRTYGSASASLSDSGNYFVVIRNQFNAMTSTVSTVTVFVNPIQITQQPTNRLSVLELRPVNLSVEVTGTRPQFQWYKNGQAIPDATNRLFTIPVATAADSGNYHVVVTNILYGATSTVAQVIVSSDATPPQVVRIVPNTFHDKIIVEFDEAVDPAIAGNPANYSVDPYVDIYSAVMTNQRTAVLLTAPLPPNSTLNLQVFVQDLVGNVLLDTFPFQTWAPNLAGGVMFDVYYTGGGTAITNLLLNPRFPHAPDSSYVLTNFDTTIFWPDASNGQSHRENYGARLRGYFIPVVSGNYHFFIRSDDASELYVNPNGPSESGKVRVAYETGCCNAFQEPGTAIQTSTNTFPLIAGRPYYVEAVYKEGTGGDWCQVAARRVGDPTPASQLVPILETGVPYLPPGLYGQNSFLAEPQDITIESPATFTLSALATNSLNAPFSYRWQRNDGAGFVDIPDARGRSISFTNVTVAQSGAQFRVIVAAGDTAITSRVATVTITPDATGPLALNARREANLTTIVINFSEPLDPVNATAVNNYQVCDVFLPSRCVNIIGATLTNNNTTVILDTEMPDLAGTYQLRMSGITDVHGNLIRPPTTLSLRIVTSYQQGLYGYSGTQDTQLRQANPDDNYNTATSLLVDASDGGGVVQVLLAFRNLFGTGPGQIPPGVTIRSATLRLFSIDNNAETPGPVYLHLMLIPWDAANVTWNSLNAGVATNGVEASSANYGTIIPNFPNPGGTTWQFRDVDVLSSVQAWASGQVENHGWVLINVNTDGYRFSSAEYSEVQYRPLLLVEYEPATQVQPVQIVSQPAPLTTVNEGATVNLAVSASGTRPQYQWYKDGTRLDGATNATLTLAQVNETFSGRYFCVISNLAPSIVQSADALVVVNPDTNRPVVVSALATTNLSEIRVVFSKPMNAASLAQAGRFVVAPAYGGTPLNVLGVALATNGLTATLTTEPRNAFAYYTLTVRDVTDTAYRQNVLAPNPTWLILGSQISLIAPISPWKYFEQGDAGAGWTTPAFNDSGWSNGVALFVGKTGTPGQGDLPIATTLTMGQTTYYFRGRFQMPALAQLSGLQSFQVLVRPIIDDGAVFHLNGQEALRVGMTNAGPIFYETFATRTQGNDYRWEGPYALPVSHLVFGGENVIAVEVHQVSATSSDVAFAAELLINVPPVELRLQPAVVSGDTFQINWPPLAGFRLYQADRVQGPYTPVPGDPVGTYSVSTRAAQGKFFQVRREP; the protein is encoded by the coding sequence ATGGCTCACGGCCAATGGGTGGCCATCAATGACGTGTTCAATGGGCCTCTGACCCACCCCAACGTGACCACGTATGGCACGGTGGCCTCAGGGGTTTCCATCACCGGGAGCGGTTTTTTGAAAAACTTGAACACCGGAGAAAACCTGACCGCACGGTTGGAAATTTACAATGAGAACGTGGTGCCGGCGGGCACCATGGGCACCCCCAACCAAGACACGCCAGCCATGAACATGTTTGGGCCGTATGTGGATTGGAGCACGGCTTCCGGCGGGCAGAACGCGGTTTATTTGGACTCGACCTCGGATGTCATTTACTATCGTTTCACCGGCCTGAATCCGAATGCCCGCTATTCTTTTCACGGCACGGCGGTGCGCAACAATTCAAGCTACACCACCCGGTGGACGCGGGTGACCTTGCAAGGGGCGGAGTCGTTTGACGTGGCGCATCTGACTGGTCCGTCCAGCCCGGGCATTTTAACCGCTCAGTATCCGGGTTCCGGGCTGGGCCCCAATGAGGCGGCGTTCAACGCGGGTTATAACACGGTGGCGGGTGATGTGGTGGGGTGGACGAACATCGATCCGGGCGCCGATGGGGAAATCATCATCGTTTGCCGGGTCTATACAGGCGCCATTCCCAGCGGTACCGCTGCCACGATTTCGTATGGTTTCAACGCTTTGCGGCTGGAAGAGCTGATGACCGGGCCGATCGAGATCGTGCGTCAGCCGGAAACCAACCTGGTGGTGGAGGCCTTCAGTCCTTGGACGCTGGCGGTGGAGACCACTGGCGGCGGGCCGCAGTATCAGTGGTATCGTGGCGTGCCCGGCAGTGCGGTGGCCATCGAGGGCGCCACGCGGCGGACCTATGGCAGCGCCAGCGCCAGCTTGAGCGATAGTGGCAATTATTTTGTGGTGATCCGCAATCAGTTTAATGCCATGACCAGCACCGTCTCGACCGTCACGGTGTTTGTGAATCCCATTCAAATCACCCAGCAACCCACCAATCGGCTGTCGGTGCTGGAATTGCGGCCCGTTAATCTCAGTGTGGAAGTCACCGGCACGCGTCCGCAATTTCAATGGTACAAAAATGGGCAGGCCATTCCGGATGCCACCAATCGCCTATTCACCATTCCGGTGGCCACGGCGGCTGACAGTGGCAACTATCACGTGGTGGTGACCAACATACTTTACGGCGCGACGAGCACGGTGGCGCAAGTGATTGTTTCCTCGGACGCCACACCACCGCAGGTGGTGCGGATCGTGCCCAACACGTTTCATGATAAAATCATCGTCGAGTTTGACGAGGCCGTGGACCCCGCCATTGCCGGCAATCCAGCCAATTACAGCGTAGATCCTTATGTGGATATTTACTCCGCCGTCATGACCAACCAGCGCACGGCGGTCTTGCTCACCGCGCCCTTGCCCCCCAACTCGACTTTGAACTTGCAGGTTTTTGTGCAAGATTTGGTGGGCAATGTGCTGCTGGACACCTTCCCCTTCCAGACCTGGGCCCCGAATCTGGCGGGTGGGGTAATGTTTGATGTCTATTATACCGGCGGCGGGACGGCGATTACCAACCTCCTGCTGAATCCCCGTTTCCCCCATGCGCCCGACAGCAGCTACGTGTTGACGAATTTTGACACCACCATCTTCTGGCCGGATGCCAGCAACGGTCAATCCCACCGGGAAAACTACGGGGCGCGGTTGCGGGGGTACTTCATCCCCGTGGTCTCGGGTAATTATCACTTCTTCATCCGGAGCGATGATGCCTCCGAGTTGTACGTGAATCCCAACGGGCCCTCGGAAAGCGGCAAGGTGCGAGTGGCTTACGAAACGGGCTGTTGCAACGCCTTCCAGGAGCCCGGCACGGCAATCCAGACTTCCACCAACACCTTCCCGCTGATTGCCGGCCGCCCGTATTACGTGGAGGCCGTGTACAAGGAGGGTACGGGCGGCGACTGGTGTCAGGTGGCGGCGCGACGAGTGGGTGATCCCACGCCAGCTAGTCAATTGGTGCCCATTCTGGAAACCGGTGTGCCTTATCTCCCGCCCGGGCTCTATGGGCAAAACAGCTTCCTGGCCGAGCCGCAGGACATCACCATTGAGTCGCCGGCCACGTTCACATTGTCAGCACTGGCGACCAACAGTTTGAATGCGCCCTTCTCCTATCGGTGGCAACGCAATGACGGGGCCGGCTTTGTGGACATCCCCGATGCTCGGGGGCGCAGCATTTCCTTCACCAACGTGACGGTGGCCCAGAGTGGCGCGCAATTCCGGGTGATTGTGGCGGCGGGCGACACCGCGATTACCAGCCGTGTGGCGACGGTCACCATTACCCCGGACGCCACTGGCCCGCTAGCCCTCAATGCGCGGCGGGAGGCGAACCTGACGACCATTGTCATCAACTTCTCCGAGCCGCTGGACCCGGTGAACGCCACGGCCGTGAACAACTACCAGGTGTGCGATGTCTTCCTGCCCAGCCGGTGCGTGAACATCATCGGGGCCACGTTGACGAACAACAACACCACGGTGATTCTGGACACCGAAATGCCCGATTTGGCCGGGACGTATCAGTTGCGCATGAGCGGCATCACGGACGTTCACGGCAACCTTATCCGGCCGCCGACCACGTTGTCTCTGCGCATCGTGACTTCCTACCAGCAAGGTCTTTATGGCTATAGCGGCACGCAGGACACGCAACTGCGTCAGGCCAATCCGGATGACAACTACAACACCGCCACCTCCTTGCTGGTGGATGCTTCAGATGGCGGTGGGGTGGTGCAGGTGCTGCTGGCCTTCCGCAACCTCTTTGGCACCGGCCCTGGCCAGATCCCGCCGGGAGTCACCATCCGTTCTGCGACGTTGCGCCTGTTCTCCATTGACAACAATGCCGAAACCCCGGGGCCGGTGTACCTGCACCTGATGTTGATTCCTTGGGATGCAGCCAACGTAACGTGGAACTCCCTCAACGCCGGCGTGGCCACTAATGGGGTGGAGGCCTCCTCGGCCAACTATGGCACCATCATCCCGAACTTCCCTAATCCCGGCGGCACTACCTGGCAATTCCGGGATGTGGACGTGCTCAGCTCAGTGCAGGCCTGGGCTTCAGGCCAGGTGGAAAACCACGGGTGGGTACTGATCAACGTCAACACGGATGGCTATCGCTTCAGCTCCGCGGAATATAGCGAGGTGCAATATCGTCCGCTGCTGCTCGTGGAATATGAGCCGGCAACGCAAGTTCAACCCGTGCAGATTGTGTCCCAGCCGGCGCCGTTGACCACGGTAAACGAGGGGGCGACAGTGAATCTCGCGGTGTCGGCCAGCGGTACGCGGCCGCAGTATCAATGGTATAAGGACGGCACCCGGCTGGATGGTGCCACCAACGCGACGCTGACCTTGGCGCAGGTTAATGAAACCTTCTCCGGCCGGTACTTCTGCGTCATCAGCAACCTGGCGCCAAGCATTGTGCAAAGCGCGGATGCGCTGGTCGTGGTCAATCCGGACACCAACCGGCCGGTGGTGGTGAGCGCGCTGGCGACCACCAACCTGTCGGAAATCCGGGTGGTATTCTCCAAGCCCATGAATGCGGCCAGTCTGGCGCAGGCCGGCCGTTTTGTGGTGGCGCCGGCTTATGGCGGTACGCCGCTGAACGTCCTGGGTGTGGCTCTGGCCACCAACGGCTTGACCGCCACCCTTACCACCGAGCCGCGCAACGCCTTCGCGTACTACACGCTCACGGTGCGGGATGTGACGGATACGGCCTATCGGCAAAACGTTTTGGCGCCCAATCCTACGTGGTTGATCCTGGGTTCGCAGATCAGCCTTATCGCTCCGATCAGCCCGTGGAAGTACTTTGAGCAGGGCGATGCCGGGGCGGGGTGGACCACGCCGGCCTTCAATGACAGCGGCTGGTCTAATGGCGTGGCCTTGTTTGTCGGCAAGACCGGCACGCCGGGGCAGGGGGACCTCCCGATTGCCACCACGCTGACCATGGGCCAGACCACTTATTACTTCCGTGGCCGGTTCCAGATGCCCGCGCTGGCGCAACTGTCAGGCTTGCAGTCCTTCCAGGTGCTGGTGCGGCCCATCATTGACGATGGCGCAGTGTTTCACCTGAACGGGCAGGAGGCCCTGCGCGTGGGGATGACCAATGCCGGCCCCATCTTCTATGAGACGTTTGCCACCCGGACCCAGGGCAACGATTACCGGTGGGAAGGGCCTTATGCCTTGCCGGTGAGCCACCTGGTTTTTGGCGGCGAGAACGTCATAGCGGTGGAAGTCCATCAGGTGAGCGCCACCAGCAGCGACGTGGCGTTTGCGGCCGAGCTGCTCATCAACGTGCCGCCGGTCGAGCTGCGCCTGCAGCCGGCGGTGGTCAGCGGCGATACCTTCCAAATCAACTGGCCGCCGTTGGCGGGCTTCCGGCTGTACCAGGCGGATCGGGTGCAGGGTCCCTACACGCCGGTGCCGGGTGATCCGGTGGGCACTTACTCGGTGTCCACGCGGGCGGCTCAGGGCAAGTTCTTCCAGGTGCGGAGGGAACCCTAA
- a CDS encoding ATP synthase F0 subunit C, whose translation MLTPILAAAEPVAEAVKTAGMTGNLHIGLACLGAALGVGFIGMKASEAVGRNPGASTKILVQAILSTAFAEGIVFFAIFLAK comes from the coding sequence ATGTTGACGCCAATCCTTGCGGCGGCCGAACCGGTGGCCGAAGCCGTAAAAACGGCGGGCATGACGGGCAACCTGCACATTGGGCTGGCCTGCCTGGGCGCAGCCCTGGGCGTGGGCTTCATTGGCATGAAAGCCTCGGAAGCCGTGGGGCGCAATCCGGGCGCTTCCACCAAAATCCTGGTGCAGGCCATTCTGAGCACCGCCTTTGCCGAAGGGATCGTGTTTTTCGCGATCTTCCTGGCGAAATAA